From the genome of Numenius arquata chromosome 9, bNumArq3.hap1.1, whole genome shotgun sequence:
TTGTCATAGCCATGGTCACCTACTGGAGAAAGGCAGAGTTAAGAGTTAACATCACTGTTTGCATATCAAGTAATTCCCCCCTTCTTATCTCCCCCGCACTCCCAAAAGGGGAGTTTTTAACCAAAGACTAACGCAGAACATAAAAGCAGCTGTTGGACTGAACACTGAAAAaaccttgtggccaagaaggccaatggcatcctggggtgcatcaggaagagtgcgaccagcaggtcaagagaagttatcctccccctctgctctgccctggtgaggctccacctggagtactgtgtccagttctgggctccccagttcaagaaggacagggaactgctggagagggtacagcagagggctacaaagatgattaggggactagaacatctctcttatgaggaaaagctcagggacttgggtctttttagtctgcagaagagaagactgaggggggatccgatcaatgcctataaatacttaaagggagggtgtcaagaacaaggggccagccttttttcagtggtgcccagtgacaggacaagaggaaacgggcacaaacttgaacatagaagttccatctaaacatgaggaggaacttcttcactttgaggtggcagagccctggaagaggctgcccagagaggtggtggagtctttgtctctggagacattcaaaacccgcctggacacgttcctgtgcaacctgctctgggtggacctgctctggcaggggcgttggactagatgatctccagaggtcccttccaaccccacatcattctgtgattctgtgagcccAGAGTTTGGTCCCTTTTCCCCAATCCCCAGAAGTCTTTTCCCATACTGGTCTCCAGCCATGGTTCCCAGCCCCCCTCCTTTAtcccttttcctttcagtcttcAACATCCCCAgtttttcccttcccactcctcATGCCAAGTTGAAAAGTATGTTGCCACCCCACGAGTCAGTAGCTGGAATGCGAATTTGTACTTCTCAGATTTTGGAAAGACATTTTGCCCTTGCAAAGCAGACACTTTAATTACTTCTTATAAGGCAAGCGCTTTCCCCTTGATGGTGTTCAATTCAAGTACATTAAGTACCCTCAAATCATGCCTACCAGATTGGGTACTTCAGGTGAAGAGATACTCAAATAGTCAAACCCAAAATACAGTCAGAGGATCACAATGCCTGTGACAGACACGTAACAAAACGTTTGTGGCTACGAGGTCACCAGTACTTGGACATTTGGTAGGTTTTTAAGAAATACTCCATCCAATTTTTGTGTAATGTAAACAGCTAAAATGCGACCACAAATTTCCTAATAAcgtgctccagggagaccttatagcgacCTTTCAATGCTTAAAAGAGCCCTATaaggaagatggggacagactttagtggggcctgtagtgataggacaaggggtaatgccttgaaactgaaagagggagatttagactagatataaggaagaaatcttttacactgagggtggtgagacactgacccaggttgcccagagaggcgggagatgccccatccctgatctagttgaagatgtccctgctcagggcaggggggctggactagatgacctttagaggtcccttcccacccaaaccattccatgatcctaTTGGCACACTCGCCAGTCATTGCGCTGCCACTTTGTCCATGTTAAATAGCCTTTTAGGCTAAAccctcccctgcctgcttctGGGAAGCCTCAGCTtgcaaaattgtttcaaaatgatTCACTTCAACTGATACAGTGCTGTTACTTACAAATATAAACTTATTAACTATTTTTAGATACCTGAAATTGAATCTAACCGTAAACAAGAGAGACACCTCTAATTAGAGAACGTAAGTGCTAAATGTTGTAAATTTGAAGATGACTGTAGCAAATCCATCgggaaattaaaatgtaaacataTCTTACATTGAAAGTAGTACTTTTGTGCAAATAATGAGAAAATTCGAATTTAAACGTGCAAAGGGCAGACAGTAAGAACAACCAAACTGGGTGAAACTAAGAGTTTACACCACCCAGCATCCTGTCTCTGACAGCAGTCGCAGCAGGGAGTCTGGGAAGTACCCAGCAGGGTCAGCCCCGACATCCCAACCCGCCTGGAGCTGCTGGCGGCTCAGAAACCTCCTGGGAGCTGGTACTACTTTATTTAATTTCTattaatggatttttcttccattaatttgtCCAATCACTTTCtgaacacacacatatatatatacacacacacacacgtgcagtcTTTGTCTGCAACTACAATTACGGGTTGAATTCTCTCATTATGATGATAATTAAATCTGTCTGGAATTTCTTCTTTGAGATATACTTTCACGTgactcttgcattttttttcattaagttatACATGCCTTTTTCGtctgccaaaaaaaccctgcatgtGAAACATCtggaaatatatatacacacacatatacatatatgtatgtatgtaatttGACAGTCAGTCACATCATCTAGAAGGAAGAAAGTGCAGAGCTTAGCAATGCACTGTGTGAGGTAACATCCTTTTCagtttttgtctttaaaacatgCTACTTGATGCCCCTAGCAAGAAGAACTCCGGCTTCTTTGCTCATTATTGTTGTATTCctattatttttagtattttctcccacctatttttttttcctagtatatGCACTGCAATATCAAATGCTGTGTCTTGCATTCTTCAATTTATGCTccccatatatatattttttttttatatatacaaaaagCAGTTAAACCACACTCTAGTGGAAGCTTGAGACAGACTGCTAACTTGCCTGAGATAACTCTTAAAAGTGCACCTCAGGCTATTAAATTGAACATAACAAAGCTTTTCAGCCAATGGAATATCCCCATCTCTTCCTCATCTGTTAGAACACTCCAGGCTCAGGCTGAGAAGGTCCTAGAAAACGTTGAGATGTTCCTAAAGATGcacagtgccaggactccacTCGCTAAACTAAGACCATCCTACAGATGgctggaataaaaacaaaacagcttaaAAACGTAAGCCACCAAAAACACAAACGAGGAAAACGCACTTACATTTTGAAAGTGACTCATTTTGTACGATTGTCCAGCCTTCGTCTGCAACCAGAATTATGGGTTGAATTCTCTTATTATGACGGTAATGAAATCTGTCTGGAATTTCTTCTTTAAGATACACTTTCATGTGATTGTTGCATTTTTTCAGTAAGTTGTACACATCTCTCTTGTCTGCcgagaaaaaaatgtgtatgttaAACGGCTCAAAATGATGTCCTGTTTACTGCAATTATCTGTCATTAAACCTAAAAACcatgtttttcaaaacaattatttttttaaaaggcacatAGAAAAGGATTTTTCAATGTCCTTAATGAAACACTACATTTATGGAGGTGGATTTCACAATTTGTTCTCATTTTAAATCGGGCACCTCACGGCTGTGGTTTTGAACCTACAATTCAACTCACCCTCTGGGCCTGCGGAGGAGGAAGGCAAAATTCAAGCACAGAAATCAAGAAAAAGCAATTGCACATCAAAGTAGTCAATATTATATACAAAGCAGTAAGTATTACATTTTGTTACTGGGTAAATCACTTTGTTCATTAGAATTGCTTCAGCCTAGCCACAGTTGTGGCAACTGAGACCAGCAGCGTCAGGATTTAAGACATGCCTGTCAGTAACTACTCCAAGATACAAAAATGGAATTTACAGTGTGAAAAGTGAAGTTTCATTCACAGAAACAGAAGGGGTAAAGGGATCTAAGTTGGGTTTAGATTTTTACTTGGAAGTTTAGACAGTGACATTTTTTGCTCTGAATAAGCACGAGGGTTTATTTCATGCTCACTGTGAATTACCACCGTAGAGAGGAAATGAGAAACAGGAGAGCAGGCGTACTACGCGCCTGTCTACTTTCTCAACAAGCTGTACCAGGACCATCTCTACCACCCACAGCAATTTGACAAGAAACTCTCCTTGGCCCATTGATTACCAAAACAAGGTAATTTCTAAATACCCAAACATTCTTTAGCTTATTCATTAAGCTATGTCAAAGTTCTTCAATATGAACTACCCTGGCTTTGCAAAAGGTGTCAACGGTCTACTATCGTGTGTACTTTTTAGTAGTAACATAAACAAGATTTATTTCTCAGCGTATGacttaaaaaacaccaaaacatacTCTCTCTTGGCAGCACTGCAGCAACTGGAGTCTTGTCTATCAGAGTATAATTATTGCGACCGATGCATTCATCCAGGACAATCAGCTTCTTTGCAGAACAGGAGGCCATTCCATGATCGCTTGTTATTATAATATTAATAGTGTCCCACAAACCAACTGCCTTCAATTTCTTAGTAAGGAAACCAATATGATTATCCACTTCTTCCAATACTTTGCGCATGTTCTCAGTATCCTCTGGTCCATACTTGTGCCCACTTGCATCTGGTTCTTCCCAGTATAAAGTAGCAAAACTGACTACTGGATTAGAGCTGTTCAGCCACGCAACAATTTtctccactctctcctcaaactTTACTGAAAAGTTATACTTCATAAAGAACCGAGGGGTGGTATCGTTAATTTTTACATCGGTACCAGGCCACATTGCAGCAGCACTTACTCCATTTCCCTGCTGTTGATTTGTTACCCAAATTGGAACTGCCTCATTCCACCAGAAGGGATCCGAATCGTTGAACTGGGAAAACTTCTTCTTGGCATCCACATCATACATGTCATTAGCCACGATGCCGTGGCTTTCTTCATATAAACCTGTCACTATGGTATAATGGTTCGGGAATGTCTTGGTGATAAAAGCATTCGTAACTTGTTTTACAAGCACACCATCCGCAATGAACTCCTGAAGATGAGGAAGTTTGTAGGTTTCCAAGTAATCAGCCCTGAAGCCATCAAAGGACACGAGGAGTAACCTGGACACCGAATCGCCGGTGGAGTGACCACAACAGGCAACCAATCCAGAAAAAAGTAACGTTAACATCGAGTTCATTGTTGATACTTCAAAGTGTTTTCAGTAGGTAATCAGATGCacctggaaaattaaaaaaaaagataaggcatGTAACACAAAATAATCGTACCGGAACCAGTTTAACTAGCTATACATTACATACATCATCCTTCTAGAGGTTAACTGCAAAATAACCGGTCTAAACAACCACTGAAATCAGCACTGTATTTCCCTACTGACTTCAGAAGTCTCTCATATATTGTCATAGtttttcatatattaaaacaaatgagCAAGGAGATTTTTTCATTCCAGACTAAACGAAAGGAagaattgttttctctcttttaagcAATAATTCCATCGTTCTGAGTGTCTTATTAAAATTCTACATTCTAAGACAGACAATCAGTATTTTTCCTCACACTCAAGTACAGGCACCCGAACAATTCTGGCTCCATATTTAAGAGCCCTGTGCAGCTCTAAATCCTGCTTACACATCACTGGTCAGGCCACAAGTTGGTTTTCTACTGAAATTTTAGTTTTTCATCCTACCTTTTCTCTTCCACAGTTTCCACCCTCTCACGTTGCTGGAAGAGTTTTGAGCCTTTCAACTTTCCTATTTACTCACTGCTTACTCTACACATGGAATTGCCAGCTGTAACttctacttctgttttctttctaagcTCTTATACATCTACCATAACAGTATTTAAACCTCGTCTTACCTTATCAtgcttctctctctctaaaaaaagtttaaaaatcattAGTAACCTTAGCTATGAGGCAAGTATTTCTCACCAAGGAATTCATGACTATTATGAATGCAAGGTATGATTTGGAAGcttttctcctccccccaaacTTATTATGTAGGACCAGCACGCTTTGTTCAGGAAGGTCCAGAATTATTCTACAAACTTTTATGAAAAAGGAAGTGAAGCTCCAGGTTTCACAAAAGCTTCTACAATACTGTTAGAGAGCGTATTTATTTCTCAAGAGCCCTACTCCAGCAAGTTTCTCCTTTATCTCACTTGCACAAACTTGGGTGATTCTAGGAGAAACAGCAGGTATTTTCCTAACTGAAGTGGTATCTTTGGGCCCTTCTTAACCCTTCTCTCCAAACTCTGTAAAGCTCTGAGTGTGTTATTTTAAAAGCGTAAGTGGCTTTAACATTAGCTAAAACTTTAGCAGCGAGAGGAATTCAAAGCATGGGAaatcaccatcatcaccaccgCCCCCCAACAGTTGAAGTTTCTTTAAGAAGATACAAAtggcagaagaaaggatggtCAAAAGCAGCATTAAGGTGTCTCCCGATAGAGAGGACTTGTAACACACAGCCCCtttaaagagggggaaaaataaagaagagaagaGATGAGGGATGGAACAGAGAAACGCCCGTTTCACATTGTCAGGTGCTTCAAAAAGCAGAACCAGAGCTTTTCACTGCGCAGTAAGACCTAAGACCACGATATTAGCTTCGAAATACTCCAAAGATCCCAAAGCTGTGTGTCTTTGCGCGCCGTATCGGGGCCATCAGCGCTacagctcctcagcctctccgcCTCCCCAGGCGGCTCGGGTCAGTCACAAATGACTTATCCCGCCCTTCAAACCTCACAGCAAGACGCCGCCGCCTCCTTACAAACTTCTCCGCCGTCGGGGCCCGGCTCCCCAAGGGCCGCAGGGGGAAAACCCAGCGCCCGGAGCCCGCTGCGCTGTTCTGCCGGGGAGGTTCCGTCAGCCGGCCcgaccgccccctccccccccgccaccctcTCCCCTCACCTAAAAGCCGTGGCGGCGGAGGTACGAGTCCCGAGGAGGGGGGTCGCGAGGCCCTGCGCCCCGCCTGCCCCCCCGTTGCCCGCCGCGATTGCGCCCCGCCGCACCGTGAAGGCCCGCTGCTCCGCGGCGATGGAGGTGaccggcggcagcggggggggggggggggggggaagcaccgCGCCTGCGCACCCGCCGCCGCGCGGTACCAACCGCCATCTCCGCGGCGGCCGCGCGAGCAGCTGCCTTAgcgggaaggcgggggggggggggcggctgtggCGGGGGGGGCCCGTCGGATGCGATTGGCTGGGGGCCCGCTGGCGGAAGCTCTGATTGGTTCTAGCGGAGTGGGCGTGGCGCTGTGAGACATTGCAGGGGGGGGTCTGGAGGGATCTGGGGTgaggggagcctgggggggggggcgggaatcgagggatcgggatcgggatcgggatcgggatcgggatcgggatcgggatcggccATGGCCATGGGGGATTGAAGGGAGCTGAGGTGaggggagagctggagagagccACGGGGGAACGAGTAGGAgaggggagctggggagaggtgagggaaggctgtggggagctgaggtgaggggagagctggagagagccACGGGGGAATGAGTAGGAGAGGGGAGCTGGGAAGATgtgagggagggctgtggggagctaAAGTGAGGGGAAACTGAGGGGAGAGAAGGTGATGGAGGACTGTGGGGAGCTGAAGTGAGAAGGGTGTGGAGAggtgagaggagctggggggatgTGAGTTGAGgtgagggagggctgtggggagctgaggTGAGGGGAGCTGTAGGGAGCcatgggggggctgaggggaggtgaGTTGTGGTGAGGGGGGCTGAGGTGCAGGGCACTGTAGGGAGCCATGGCtggctgaggggagcggggctgaggggggctgtgtgaggtggCTTGCACAAGCAGGGAGATGGGGTGGGTTGCAAGGGAGCACAGATTCTTATGAGAGGCGTGTTAGCCCCCCTGGGCTGGGATATGGGTGGGACGGTGAGGCCTGCTGGTGAGAGGTCAGAGCTCGCTTGGGGTACAGGCTGTTTGCCGGGGTGCCCCGCAGCTGCAGAAGGATGCAATGGTGCGAGGCAAGGCAGTGACGGGGTGTGTTACTGGGCGCTGTCCTGCATTTCCCCACGTTTCTCGAAACTTGCCTCCTTTGCATGAgttgcagcagccccaggctgcGGCCTTGGCAAGGCAACGGTGCTTGTCAACATGATTACAAATATCCTGTTCTCTGTGTCTCCTACTCCCTTTCGGCC
Proteins encoded in this window:
- the ENPP4 gene encoding bis(5'-adenosyl)-triphosphatase ENPP4: MNSMLTLLFSGLVACCGHSTGDSVSRLLLVSFDGFRADYLETYKLPHLQEFIADGVLVKQVTNAFITKTFPNHYTIVTGLYEESHGIVANDMYDVDAKKKFSQFNDSDPFWWNEAVPIWVTNQQQGNGVSAAAMWPGTDVKINDTTPRFFMKYNFSVKFEERVEKIVAWLNSSNPVVSFATLYWEEPDASGHKYGPEDTENMRKVLEEVDNHIGFLTKKLKAVGLWDTINIIITSDHGMASCSAKKLIVLDECIGRNNYTLIDKTPVAAVLPRENKRDVYNLLKKCNNHMKVYLKEEIPDRFHYRHNKRIQPIILVADEGWTIVQNESLSKLGDHGYDNALPSMHPFLAARGPAFQRGYKQSTMNNVDIYPMMCHILGLTPQPHNGTFSNTKCLLADQWCINLPEAIGIVIGALMILTTFTCIIIISKNRITPPRPFSRLQLQCDDDDPLIG